Proteins from a genomic interval of Zingiber officinale cultivar Zhangliang chromosome 1B, Zo_v1.1, whole genome shotgun sequence:
- the LOC121971592 gene encoding bifunctional protein FolD 1, mitochondrial-like isoform X1 encodes MRAALAATLKKAFSAAETALRPCVASKCLDFHLHHCQSSDPAEQRPGSSILGRDLPEIWATPSAASPLLPPPEPQSSCVDEEPTPVIIDGKSIAEEIRLGLSQEVLRMKAMINKVPGLAVVLVGQRRDSQAYVRNKTKACEEVGMRSLMAEFPEDCGEEDVLNVVSDFNRDPSVHGVLVQLPLPKHLDEERILGAVSLEKDVDGFHPLNMGNLALSGREPLFIPCAAKACVELLLRLGVDLKSKHVAVIGRSNVVGLPTSLLLQRHHATVSVLHAFTNNPQDVTREADIVISAAGVPNLVRGNWLKRGSVVIDVGTNPVEDPNSEQGYYLQGDVCYEEALQLASAITPVPGGVGPVTVAMLLANTLDSAKRLYSFT; translated from the exons ATGAGAGCAGCGCTGGCGGCGACGCTGAAGAAAGCATTCTCGGCGGCGGAAACCGCTCTCCGACCTTGCGTAGCGTCCAAATGCCTCGACTTCCACCTCCACCACTGCCAAAGCAGTGATCCGGCCGAGCAGAGGCCTGGCAGCTCCATCCTCGGCCGCGACCTCCCGGAAATCTGGGCCACTCCCAGCGCCGCCTCTCCCCTCCTCCCTCCACCGGAACCTCAATCCAGTTGCG TTGATGAAGAGCCGACACCAGTGATCATCGATGGAAAGTCCATTGCGGAAGAAATCAGGCTAGGCCTTTCCCAAGAAGTGCTCCGAATGAAGGCGATGATCAACAAAGTTCCCGGATTAGCAGTGGTGCTTGTGGGTCAAAGAAGGGATTCCCAAGCCTACGTTCGCAATAAAACGAAGGCTTGCGAGGAGGTCGGAATGAGATCTTTGATGGCAGAGTTTCCTGAAGATTGTGGGGAGGAAGATGTACTCAACGTCGTATCCGACTTCAATCGAGATCCATCGGTCCACGGCGTCCTCGTGCAGCTACCTTTGCCAAAG CACTTGGACGAAGAAAGAATTTTGGGCGCTGTAAGTCTGGAAAAGGATGTGGATGGCTTCCATCCACTGAACATGGGGAACCTCGCTTTAAGTGGCAGGGAGCCTCTGTTCATCCCCTGTGCCGCGAAAGCTTGTGTCGAGTTGCTGCTCCGGCTCGGCGTCGATCTGAAGAGCAAACATGTGGCAGTGATTGGAAGAAGTAATGTAGTAGGATTGCCTACTTCCTTGCTGTTGCAG AGACACCATGCCACAGTCAGTGTTCTTCATGCTTTCACAAACAATCCACAGGACGTGACTCGCGAAGCTGATATTGTGATATCGGCTGCAGGAGTTCCCAACCTTGTGCGTGGCAATTGGTTGAAGAGAGGGTCGGTCGTCATCGATGTGGGGACGAATCCAGTTGAG GATCCTAATTCGGAGCAGGGTTACTACCTTCAAGGTGATGTGTGCTATGAGGAAGCATTGCAGTTGGCCTCGGCAATAACACCGGTTCCTGGCGGTGTAGGACCGGTGACGGTTGCCATGCTTCTTGCAAACACCCTTGACTCTGCGAAACGGCTCTACAGCTTCACTTAG
- the LOC121971608 gene encoding 1,2-dihydroxy-3-keto-5-methylthiopentene dioxygenase 1-like, with the protein MAPEAWLIAESDEDQRLPHHRNPKEFVPMSKLQEIGVIYWYLDPKNYESNEELKKIREDRGYSYMDLLELSPGKVENYEEKLKNFYREHIHADEEIRYCLEGSGYFDVRDKDDMWIRIWIKEGDMIVLPAGIYHRFTLDTSNYVELMRLFIGEPVWTAYNRPQEEHPARQGYVESLMKKGSGVAVAAH; encoded by the exons ATGGCTCCAGAG GCTTGGCTGATTGCTGAAAGCGATGAGGACCAGAGGCTTCCTCACCACAGGAATCCCAAAGAGTTTGTCCCCATGAGCAAGCTGCAAG AAATTGGGGTGATCTACTGGTACTTGGATCCCAAAAACTATGAGAGCAATGAAGAACTGAAGAAAATCCGGGAAGACAGAGGATACAGCTACATG GACCTTCTTGAGTTATCTCCTGGGAAAGTTGAGAACTATGAAGAGAAACTAAAGAATTTTTACAGAGAACACATCCATGCAGATGAAGAGATCCGTTACTGTTTGGAAGGCAGTGGCTATTTTGATGTTCGTGACAAAGACGATATGTGGATACGAATTTGGATCAAAGAGGGCGACATGATCGTCTTACCTGCTGGCATCTATCATCGCTTCACCCTGGACACATCAAACTATGTTGAG CTGATGAGGTTGTTCATTGGAGAACCTGTTTGGACTGCTTACAATCGCCCGCAAGAGGAACATCCTGCAAGACAAGGCTACGTCGAGTCTCTGATGAAAAAAGGTTCAGGAGTTGCTGTGGCAGCCCACTGA
- the LOC121971592 gene encoding bifunctional protein FolD 1, mitochondrial-like isoform X2 produces MRAALAATLKKAFSAAETALRPCVASKCLDFHLHHCQSSDPAEQRPGSSILGRDLPEIWATPSAASPLLPPPEPQSSCVDEEPTPVIIDGKSIAEEIRLGLSQEVLRMKAMINKVPGLAVVLVGQRRDSQAYVRNKTKACEEVGMRSLMAEFPEDCGEEDVLNVVSDFNRDPSVHGVLVQLPLPKHLDEERILGAVSLEKDVDGFHPLNMGNLALSGREPLFIPCAAKACVELLLRLGVDLKSKHVAVIGRSNVVGLPTSLLLQDVTREADIVISAAGVPNLVRGNWLKRGSVVIDVGTNPVEDPNSEQGYYLQGDVCYEEALQLASAITPVPGGVGPVTVAMLLANTLDSAKRLYSFT; encoded by the exons ATGAGAGCAGCGCTGGCGGCGACGCTGAAGAAAGCATTCTCGGCGGCGGAAACCGCTCTCCGACCTTGCGTAGCGTCCAAATGCCTCGACTTCCACCTCCACCACTGCCAAAGCAGTGATCCGGCCGAGCAGAGGCCTGGCAGCTCCATCCTCGGCCGCGACCTCCCGGAAATCTGGGCCACTCCCAGCGCCGCCTCTCCCCTCCTCCCTCCACCGGAACCTCAATCCAGTTGCG TTGATGAAGAGCCGACACCAGTGATCATCGATGGAAAGTCCATTGCGGAAGAAATCAGGCTAGGCCTTTCCCAAGAAGTGCTCCGAATGAAGGCGATGATCAACAAAGTTCCCGGATTAGCAGTGGTGCTTGTGGGTCAAAGAAGGGATTCCCAAGCCTACGTTCGCAATAAAACGAAGGCTTGCGAGGAGGTCGGAATGAGATCTTTGATGGCAGAGTTTCCTGAAGATTGTGGGGAGGAAGATGTACTCAACGTCGTATCCGACTTCAATCGAGATCCATCGGTCCACGGCGTCCTCGTGCAGCTACCTTTGCCAAAG CACTTGGACGAAGAAAGAATTTTGGGCGCTGTAAGTCTGGAAAAGGATGTGGATGGCTTCCATCCACTGAACATGGGGAACCTCGCTTTAAGTGGCAGGGAGCCTCTGTTCATCCCCTGTGCCGCGAAAGCTTGTGTCGAGTTGCTGCTCCGGCTCGGCGTCGATCTGAAGAGCAAACATGTGGCAGTGATTGGAAGAAGTAATGTAGTAGGATTGCCTACTTCCTTGCTGTTGCAG GACGTGACTCGCGAAGCTGATATTGTGATATCGGCTGCAGGAGTTCCCAACCTTGTGCGTGGCAATTGGTTGAAGAGAGGGTCGGTCGTCATCGATGTGGGGACGAATCCAGTTGAG GATCCTAATTCGGAGCAGGGTTACTACCTTCAAGGTGATGTGTGCTATGAGGAAGCATTGCAGTTGGCCTCGGCAATAACACCGGTTCCTGGCGGTGTAGGACCGGTGACGGTTGCCATGCTTCTTGCAAACACCCTTGACTCTGCGAAACGGCTCTACAGCTTCACTTAG